In Quercus robur chromosome 10, dhQueRobu3.1, whole genome shotgun sequence, a genomic segment contains:
- the LOC126701518 gene encoding glycerol-3-phosphate acyltransferase 9-like: protein MFNREKRTERDGHSSAQTLSLSHSHTDQMNSSSEIQNQKLTSQLDLDLDFEFDQPSGKLRLRDLLDISPTLTEASGAIIDDSFTRCFKSNPPETWNWNVYLFPLWCLGVVIRYFFLFPARVLILTIGWIIFLSSYIPVHFLLKGHDKLRKKFERYLVELICSFFVASWTGVVKYHGPRPSRRPKQVFVANHTSMIDFIILEQMTAFAVIMQKHPGWVGLLQSTILESVGCIWFNRTEVKDREILTKKLRDHVQGTENNPLLIFPEGTCVNNNYTVMFKKGGAFELDCTVCPIAIKYNKIFVDAFWNSRKQSFTKHLLRLMTSWAVVCDVWYLEPQNIKPGETAIEFAERVRDIISVRAGLKKVPWDGLLKYSRPSPKHRELKQQSFSESMLRRLEEK from the exons ATGTTtaatagagaaaagagaacAGAGAGAGACGGGCACAGCTCAgctcagactctctctctctcccactcACACACAG atCAAATGAATAGCAGCAGTGAGATTCAGAATCAAAAGCTGACCTCCcaattggatttggatttggatttcgAATTCGATCAGCCTTCCGGCAAGCTCCGCCT GCGTGATTTGCTCGACATTTCTCCTACTCTAACCGAGGCTTCTGGTGCCATTATTGAT GACTCATTCACGCGATGTTTCAAGTCGAATCCTCCGGAAACGTGGAATTGGAATGTGTATTTGTTTCCTCTATGGTGTCTTGGGGTTGTAATTCGATATTTCTTTCTATTCCCTGCAAG GGTTCTAATATTGACAATTGGATGGATAATATTCCTTTCATCTTATATTCCCGTGCACTTTCTGCTGAAAGGGCACGACAAGTTGAGGAAAAAGTTCGAG AGGTATTTGGTGGAGTTAATTTGCAGCTTCTTTGTTGCATCATGGACTGGGGTTGTAAAATACCATGGGCCACGGCCTAGCAGGCGGCCTAAGCAG GTTTTTGTGGCCAATCATACCTCCATGATTGATTTCATTATCTTAGAACAGATGACTGCATTTGCTGTTATTATGCAGAAGCATCCTGGATGGGTTG GACTCTTGCAAAGCACCATATTAGAAAGCGTCGGATGTATCTGGTTCAATCGTACAGAGGTCAAGGATCGTGAAATTTTAACAAAGAA GTTGAGGGATCATGTTCAAGGGACTGAAAATAACCCTCTTCTCATATTTCCAGAGGGAACTTGTGTAAATAATAACTACACTGTTATGTTCAAGAAG GGTGGTGCATTTGAACTTGACTGCACTGTTTGCCCAATTGCAATCAAGTACAACAAAATTTTCGTTGATGCTTTTTGGAACAGCCGGAA GCAATCCTTCACAAAGCATCTGCTGCGGCTCATGACATCCTGGGCTGTTGTGTGTGATGTTTGGTACTTGGAGCCACAAAATATTAAACCTGGAGAGACAGCCATAGAGTTTGCAGAGAG GGTTCGGGACATAATATCTGTTCGAGCAGGTCTCAAAAAGGTTCCTTGGGATGGATTACTTAAGTACTCTCGCCCTAGTCCAAAACATAGAGAACTGAA GCAACAAAGCTTTTCTGAGTCAATGCTGCGACGCTTGGAGGAGAAgtga
- the LOC126701522 gene encoding probable alpha-mannosidase At5g13980: MCMHDEATAHYIDMIDQTTLGHRFIKEEFNVTPRVGWQIDTFGHSAVQAYLLGAEVGFDSLFFARIDYQDRAKRENEKSLEVIWRGSKSLGSSAQIFAGAFPDNYETTSNFYFEVNDDSTNSLIIQDDINFFDYNVPQRINEFVAAAVSQANITRTNHIMWTMGKDFNYQYAHTWFRQMDKFLHYVNQDGRVNALYSTPSIYTDAKHAAKESWPIKTDDYFPYADREHAYWTGYFTSRPALKGYVRMMSAYYLAARQLEFFKGRNKSGPNTDYLADALAIVQHHDAVSGTEMQHVADDYAKRLSIGYKEAEDVVAASLACVANLTSKTGWRPQTKFQQCPLLNISYCPPSEVDLSNGKNLVIVVYNPLGWRREDVIRIPVINENVAVWDSSGKEVESQLLPLLNVSVTVRKYHVKAYLGKSPKTAPNYWLAFSATVPPLGFSTYIVSSSKWADATSVRQEYKSESRKNDTIKVGPGKLKLIYSGNQGKLAQYINSKSLVKASVQQSYSYYPGNDGSMDPQASGAYIFRPNGTHSIKSDNKAPFTVFRGPLLDEVHQRINSWIYQITRVYKGKEHVEVEFMVGPIPIDDGIGKEIVTQITTTLKNNKMFYTDSSGRDFIERIRDYRKDWDLEVNEPIAGNYYPINLGIYIKDNSTELSVLVDRSVGGSSIRDGQLELMLHRRLVQDDSRGVIEQLNETVCISNTCTGLTVLGKYYLRIDPLGEGAKWRRSFGQEIYSPLLVAFTEQDGHDWTKLHVPTFHGMDPSYNLPENVAIITLQELEDGKALFRLAHLYEVGEDKDLSVMTSVELKKVFPNKKIKKITETSLSANQERTEMERKRLVWKVEGSPEEEEPKVVRGGPIDPAKLVVNLAPMEIRTFIIEFSY; encoded by the exons ATGTGCATGCATGATGAGGCTACTGCACATTACATTGACATGATTGACCAAACAACTCTTGGGCACCGATTTATCAAAGAAGAATTCAATGTAACTCCGAGAGTTGGCTGGCAAATTGATACATTTGGACATTCTGCAGTGCAGGCTTACTTGTTAGGAGCGGAG GTTGGGtttgactctcttttctttgCACGTATTGACTACCAAGACCGagctaaaagggaaaatgaGAAAAGTCTCGAGGTTATCTGGCGGGGCTCTAAGAGTCTTGGTTCATCTGCACAA ATTTTTGCTGGGGCATTTCCAGATAATTATGAAACTACCAGTAATTTCTACTTTGAAGTGAATGATGATTCCACTAATTCGCTTATTATTCAA GATGACATCAATTTTTTTGACTATAATGTCCCTCAGCGCATCAACGAGTTTGTAGCTGCTGCAGTATCACAA GCTAACATTACTCGCACAAATCATATCATGTGGACCATGGGAAAAGATTTCAATTACCAATATGCACATACATGGTTTCGGCAAATGGACAAGTTTCTTCATTATGTCAATCAA GATGGGCGTGTTAATGCCCTCTACTCAACCCCATCAATATATACTGACGCGAAACATGCAGCAAAAGAGTCCTGGCCGATCAAGACTGATGACTACTTTCC ATATGCAGACCGTGAACATGCTTACTGGACTGGATATTTTACTAGTAGGCCTGCCCTCAAAGGCTATGTTAGAATGATGAGTGCCTACTATTTG GCAGCAAGGCAATTGGAATTTTTTAAGGGGAGGAATAAATCAGGGCCCAATACAGACTATTTGGCTGATGCTTTAGCAATTGTTCAACATCATGATGCAGTTAGTGGTACAGAGATGCAGCATGTGGCGGATGATTATGCAAAAAGACTTTCAATAGGTTACAAGGAG GCAGAGGACGTGGTTGCAGCATCACTTGCCTGTGTTGCAAACTTGACATCAAAAACTGGTTGGCGTCCGCAGACTAAGTTTCAACAg TGTCCACTTCTGAATATAAGTTATTGTCCTCCATCAGAAGTTGATCTgtcaaatgggaaaaacctg GTGATTGTTGTCTACAATCCTCTAGGATGGAGAAGAGAGGATGTTATAAGAATTCCC GTTATCAATGAAAATGTGGCTGTTTGGGATTCTAGTGGAAAAGAGGTTGAATCACAGCTCCTACCTCTACTTAATGTCTCAGTGACAGTAAGGAAGTACCATGTTAAGGCATATCTGGGTAAATCTCCAAAAACAGCACCTAATTATTGGCTCGCATTTTCAGCAACTGTACCACCTCTTGGTTTCAGCACTTACATCGTCTCAAGTTCCAAATGGGCAG ATGCTACTTCTGTGAGACAAGAGTACAAGTCAGAAAGCAGAAAAAATGATACAATAAAAGTAGGCCCGGGAAAATTGAAACTTATTTATTCTGGAAATCAAGGAAAACTTGCACAATACATTAACAGCAAAAGTTTG GTCAAAGCATCTGTACAGCAATCATATAGCTATTACCCTGGAAATGATGGGAGCATGGATCCTCAG gcCTCTGGAGCATATATCTTTCGGCCAAATGGTACACATTCCATCAAATCTGATAACAAG GCTCCTTTTACTGTTTTTCGGGGACCATTATTGGATGAAGTACATCAGAGGATCAACTCATGGATATATCAG ATCACCAGAGTATACAAGGGAAAAGAGCATGTGGAAGTTGAGTTCATG GTTGGGCCTATACCTATTGATGATGGAATTGGCAAAGAGATTGTAACTCAGATTACAACAACGctgaaaaacaacaaaatgtTCTATACTGATTCTAGTGGGCGTGATTTTATTGAGAGG ATTCGAGATTATAGAAAAGATTGGGACCTGGAAGTGAATGAACCTATTGCAGGAAATTATTACCCC ATTAATCTTGGAATTTACATTAAAGACAACAGTACTGAGCTCTCAGTCTTAGTGGATCGATCTGTGGGGGGATCCAGCATTAGGGATGGGCAACTAGAACTGATGCTTCACAG GAGGTTGGTTCAAGATGATTCAAGAGGTGTTATAGAGCAACTAAATGAGACAGTTTGCATTTCTAACACTTGCACAGGACTAACT GTCCTAGGAAAGTATTATCTTAGAATTGATCCTTTAGGAGAGGGTGCAAAATGGCGTCGATCATTTGGTCAGGAGATATACTCTCCACTTCTTGTAGCCTTCACAGAGCAG GATGGACATGATTGGACAAAGTTACATGTGCCAACCTTTCATGGGATGGACCCCTCCTACAATTTGCCTGAAAATGTTGCTATAATAACCCTCCAG GAACTGGAAGATGGAAAAGCTCTTTTTCGTTTGGCACACCTTTACGAG GTTGGAGAAGACAAGGATCTTTCAGTTATGACAAGTGTAGAACTGAAAAAAGTTTTCCCAAATAAGAAG ATAAAGAAGATAACAGAAACGAGTTTATCTGCTAACCAAGAAAGAACAgaaatggaaaggaagagaCTAGTTTGGAAAGTAGAAGGGTctcctgaagaagaagagcccAAGGTGGTGAGGGGAGGACCTATTGATCCAGCAAAGTTAGTGGTGAACCTTGCTCCTATGGAAATCCGCACCTTCATCATTGAGTTCAGTTACTAA